A region of Haloplanus sp. XH21 DNA encodes the following proteins:
- the rfbB gene encoding dTDP-glucose 4,6-dehydratase — protein MRILVTGGAGFIGSNFVHYLLDHTDDDIVTFDNLTYAGSLDNLGDALDNPRHEFIEGDICDTELVEDAVSTVDAVVNFAAESHVDRSIEGSKPFIRTNVEGTQTLLDAAIEADLERFLQVSTDEVYGEIAEGSFSEDDPLNPRNPYAASKAAADLLVNSYYVTHGLPVVTTRSSNNFGPRQDPEKLIPKFILNAANGDTLPVYGDGTNVREWTYVMDNCRAIDLVLRDGDVGEVYNIGSGHEMTNLEVTRRILDILGKPHDLITFVEDRPGHDQRYALDASKVRSLGWEPMHDFDDALRTTVEYYLDR, from the coding sequence ATGAGAATCCTCGTCACCGGCGGAGCGGGATTCATCGGATCTAACTTCGTCCATTATCTGTTGGACCACACCGACGACGATATCGTGACGTTCGATAACTTGACATATGCCGGCTCGCTGGACAATCTCGGCGATGCGCTGGACAATCCACGACACGAATTCATCGAGGGAGATATCTGCGACACCGAACTCGTCGAAGATGCCGTCTCGACGGTCGACGCAGTCGTCAATTTCGCGGCCGAATCACATGTTGACAGGTCTATCGAGGGATCGAAGCCGTTCATCAGAACGAATGTCGAGGGGACGCAGACGCTTCTCGATGCGGCCATTGAAGCCGATCTCGAGCGGTTCCTTCAGGTCTCCACCGACGAGGTGTACGGAGAGATAGCGGAAGGCTCGTTTTCAGAGGATGATCCGCTCAATCCACGGAATCCGTATGCCGCGTCGAAAGCGGCAGCGGACTTGCTCGTAAACAGCTACTACGTAACTCACGGGCTGCCAGTCGTCACGACGCGATCGTCGAACAACTTCGGTCCCAGACAGGACCCAGAGAAACTGATCCCGAAATTCATCCTGAACGCTGCGAACGGTGACACACTACCGGTCTACGGCGATGGCACCAACGTTCGAGAATGGACATACGTTATGGATAACTGCCGAGCGATCGACCTCGTTTTGCGCGACGGCGATGTAGGCGAGGTGTACAATATCGGATCTGGACACGAGATGACCAATCTCGAAGTAACACGCCGGATTCTCGACATTCTTGGGAAACCACATGATCTCATCACCTTCGTCGAGGACCGGCCGGGACATGACCAACGGTACGCACTGGATGCATCCAAAGTTCGGTCATTAGGGTGGGAACCGATGCACGATTTCGACGATGCGCTCCGAACGACCGTCGAGTACTATCTGGATCGATAA